AGGGAAAAGGCACACTGTGTAACCAGGTCACTTGTGAAAGGACTGACCACAAAGATGTGGTGATCTAACATGAGGACCCACCTCAGCAAGCTAGCCGCTCtagggagagagacagaggctCCTCCACAGGGATACTCAGACAGAAGCCTATACCCCCAAGGAAATTAATCTCCTTTTACAATGATTACAAAGGAAGCTTAAGCAATTATCTGTCAAATCTACCCAACTAAAGCAGGTACCCAGAGTTGGATGCTACAAATACCTCCTTCACCATGGCATTTATACCCTGTAGGACATCTACAAGGAAAAGGCAGTTGCTttagctgcagaaaaagagTTTGACCTAATTAAAAACAGGAGTAAAATTTTGTTGGGAACATTCTCAAGACCTATACTCTAAGGACTACTTTGTCTGGACTAACTACCCCAAAAGGGTTGGAGTCATAAGGCAGAAGTCCACTGCCCTATTTGTACCTGGAAGAGTAATATTCTTCTTCTAGCTCGTACAGGTCAATGGAGATCTCATCCCGTAGTGCAATCAACTTCTTGTCACATTCCTCCTGCAAGCTTCTCAGCTGCTGGTTGCGCTGGTTGATGGCTTCATTTACAGAGGGGAAGTCATTGAGGATCAAGAACTGCTTCAGGTCAGACACAAGTTTCATCAGGGACTCACCAGCTCGGACCTtgtagcagggaaaaaaaaaaatgacatagcACATAGTACATCAAAACAGTGCTTTGCTCCAGTTCTAAAACAAGATCTCCCAAGCTGCTTCTTCAGCCCAAGCCTTAAATAAAGTAGGAACATCCATGATATGTGAGGATTCTGACAGAAGCCTGTAGCTGACAAGCCAGCTTTCCCCCTAGAGAAGGAATTCACCCAACAGCCACCCCAAATATCAGGTCACTTTTCTAGCAGCAGTCCTCATGAGTGTTACAAAGGCCGCGCTAGATGCAATAACGAACCCAACAGTACCTGAAAGGTGTGCCCACTGATTTGAACAGCAGATGCTACTCACAATGTTTGCAGCTCTGACATGCATCTCATAGTTATCTTGTTCACCCTGGGTTGCTCGAGAGACTTGAGTTTCATCCTcaatctaaagaaaaaagtgtacATATGCACCTTTACATACTGAAATCCTGATACATGATTACCACATGATAAGGCATCttatttcagttcagttcacaCCTGGAATCTCTGGGGCAACCGCTGGACTCTATGGCGCCCACGGATCACCTTTGCTACCCTGCGCTTCTCCCCCGTTCAGCAACACGGCTTGGCTGCCCGCAGGGCGGAGGCCGGGAGGCCAGCAGCAGCCGGGCAGAAGTGAtcgccgcccgccccgggggAGGAACCCTCTTCCCTCACGGCCGCCCTCGGGGGAACCGGGAGAAaggcgcccgccgcccccctcaGGGTCTCAGGGCCGCCCCGGCTGAAAGGCCGCCCTCTCCCCCCTCAAAGCCCTCGCTCTCCCGTCAGGGACGCCCCAACTCTCCTCAAAGCTGCCCCGGGGAAaacctccccctctcccctcaggACCTCGGGTGCTCCCGCGGGCGCGACACCCTCCCCTCGGGGCTCGGCTACGGCCCGGGCCCACCTTGGCAGTCTTGATGATTTCGGTAAAGTTGTCCATGATGGACTTGACATCATCCTTGAGGCGTTTGTTGTAAGACTGCAGCAGGGTCTCCTTGCTCTGCGGCAGCACCCGCTGCTGCGCCATGGCGGCCTCCAGCCTCCGCCTTCCCGCCCCTCTCGGgccccgcccctgccccgcccctgccccgcccctgccccgccCCGCGCGCCGCCGCCGTCCTCTCGCGAGACGGCGCGCCACATAGATATTTCCCAGCATGCAGCGCTCCGCCTTTTTCTCCCTCGGTCCAAGATGGTGAGTGGCGGTGGGTCAGCGGCGGGGCTGGGCTCATCCGCCGCCATCCGCCCCCATCGCTGGGCAGGGGGAGCCGCGCGGGTGCTCGGTGGCTTGGGGGCACGGTGGAGGGGTGTTTCGTGCCCGGATTGCGGTGAGCGGGGCCGGTCCGGCGGGGTCTGGGCCTACCCGCCTGCAGTGGGGTGGCCACGCAGCGCGGCGCTGCCCGGCTCGGGCTGCTGGGAGCGGGGTAACCCGGGCAGGCCGCAGCGCTTTTCCTGGTGTACGGCGGATCCTGGTCCGGGCTCCGTGGGCAGTGACTTGCGGTGGGGGTGTCTCGGCTGCTCGCCGTGTCGGGGAGCGCCAGCCGCTCCTGGGGAGCAATCTGGGCAGGCGGCTTTAGATGGCGTCTTGCTCAGGGAGGTTCATCGGCCTTTTAGAGTCACAGCGAAGGGTTTGCTCTCTGGAGGAGCAAGGCCAGGGTGGTGAAATGCCTGGGAAATTGCATTTCCAAGGTGGACTGAAAGCTCTTTTAGGTACACAAGTGTTGGAGGCAAAAGAAGGACGGTTATGTTTCTTACTTGCAGCCGAAAGGAAAGAAGGCCAAGGGCAAGAAGGTGGCACCGGCCCCTGCTGTAGTCAAGAAGCAGGAGGCCAAGAAGGTTGTCAATCCCCTCTTTGAGAAGAGGCCCAAGAACTTTGGCATCGGTGAGTAAGTGGATATTTGGGTTACTCATTcaaagttttcttgttttgtagaCGTCTAAATTGCAAACAGAAGGATGTTCTAATAAAGCTGCAGAGTGGAGAGAGTGATGGAGGCAGTTGCCTTGCTGCCTGCAATTGAGAGCTGTCCTTCATTAGGTGTATGAAGGTGGCTATGGGCAACTTGCTGAATTTCCTGCGTTACAAAGATTCATTGGATTATTCTGTTGTGATGAGTCTTGCCATTTTGCATATGGTGTGGTACATCAATTCAGACTTTTGTTGTGCCATTTTTGTACGGTGTGCAGATGATGTGAAAGAATATTTGCTATCTGAGTGACAGTGCTGACATATCACCACCAAGATCACTGATGCACTCGTGCCTATTCCGTGCTGTTGCTGTGGGGGTTTGGAACAGCTTTGAGttaaagtctgtatttttagGACAGGATATCCAGCCGAAGCGTGATCTCACACGTTTTGTGAAATGGCCGCGCTACATCAGACTGCAGCGCCAGAGATCCATTCTTTACAAGCGCTTGAAGGTGCCTCCTGCCATTAACCAGTTCACTCAGGCTTTGGACCGCCAAACAGGTAAGGATGTGCCACATAAAATTCTCCTGACTTGGGTCTGTAATGGGATATGCCttagagaagaggaaagaaaccaaaataagaCTTAACAAGGTAAGCTGGAGAGTCTCTGGAAGCATTTTAGGGAGGCTTTAAGAGTGTCTGGGGTGATGTCAACAGCAAGCTGCTGGCTGATAGCTGCTGTGTGCTTTGAAAAGGGAATAGAAAATACCAATGCTCCTACTTTAATCCAGAGCCAAGATTATCTTAACTACATGTTTCCATTGAAGTCCATTCTTCCTGCTTGCTATAGAAcacatagggtttttttcaactgGGTAAACAGTTTGAGAAAACTCTGAGTGCAACAAGTTGCTTGCCTTAAAGGAGGACATGCAGCACCTTTAACCATAAATGCTGTGGGGGTCAACAGGCATTTTCTCATCCAAGCAACGCAGGAGCTTTCATTGCCAGACAGGTAAATACAGGCTCTAGAGGTGCTCTGGTCTTGCACGGTGCAAATGATGCTAACTTTTTTGCTGTCTAAATTCACTTGATGACAACCATGACAACCACCAAGATCGCTGATGCACtgcagtcttttaaaaagcagtgcttAGATTTTCAGATCATGTACCTAACTAGTCGACGTTCTCTTCCAGCTACGCAGCTTCTGAAGCTGGCGCACAAATATAGACCAGAAAATAAGCAAGAGAAGAAGCAGAGGCTACTGGCTCGTGCTGAGCAGAAAGCTGCAGGAAAGGGAGATGCTCCGACTAAGCGGCCACCAGTCCTCCGAGCAGGTAACTTTGTACGTGGACCTGGCTGCTTGCATATACGGGAGTGTGGTATTTAGTTAGCAAACCGATGAGAAGAGTTggtgctctgctccagccaaGCAGGATTGGACAAGCTATTGCAATGATGTATGAATTTCTTCACCTGAACTCAAAGTGAAGAGTAAAATAGACGAGCTTTTTAACCCTGAGCTTTAGCAAATTGTCCATGGAATAGCTTGTCTGTGCTACTGAACAAGTGGGAAGAGTTTTCACAACTTTCATAATGAAGCTGTGCTATGGGATCTGACCTGGTTGTATGAGGCTTATATGAAAGCTCTGAAAAGAGACTGGAATCAAAGCTTATCTATAACTTCTTTTTCAGGTATTAACAGTGTCACAACGCTGGTAGAGAACAAGAAAGCTCAGCTTGTAGTTATTGCCCACGATGTAGACCCCATTGAGGTGAGCATACTCGTTGGTACATGTTACAGGCTACTTGTGTCACTTAAGCTGAGGTCAGAACTGGGCTTGGggtgaaaatgcattttaggtCAATTTTACTGCATGAAAAGAGAATGCataaaaagctgtatttacCAGAACTGGAATGCTTATGCATGTTCCAAGTTGTCCTGGTATTACAATGAGGCTTGGCCCTTGCAATGATGTATGAATTTCTTCACCTGAATCAACAATGAAGAGCAAAACGAGCTTTTTAACACTGAGCAATTGCCACAGCCCAAGTGgattcaaagaataaaaagatgTTCTCCCTCAGTTATACAGCGcattccctttcttttcagctgGTAGTCTTCTTGCCAGCTCTGTGCCGCAAGATGGGAGTGCCGTACTGCATCATCAAGGGCAAAGCCAGACTGGGGCGACTGGTCCACAGGAAGACTTGTACCTCTGTTGCTTTCACCCAAGTTAACCCGTAAGTATTCTGTGTGCCGACTTGATTCCTTGTGGTGGTGAAGGCAAACTGCCCGTAATCACAGACTGTGGGGCAGATGGATAGCAAACTTGAGTCTCTAGTTTAAAGTGGTAAAACTAAAATACTACCTCCTATAATGTCTAATACAGATGTCCTTTTGTATGAAGAGCTCTGTCAGATCCTAAAGACACAGATTATTTTGGTTTACCAGAATGGATGGTTACTCTAAAAATACGTAGATTGAACTATTAATCTGAGCAGTGCAGGTTCCTAAAATATTGATGGTTGGACTGGTTAACCCTTGGCAAATGATGTTTATGCCTAACCTAAAAAAATCACGTTGCCACTAGGAGCTCTTAAATCCTGAGGCAAAAGATTTATGGAAAGTGTTAAATTGAGGCTTGAAAGGAACTAAAACTATCATCAACAGGGAGGATAAGGGAGCCCTTGCAAAGCTGGTGGAGGCTGTGAAGACCAACTACAATGACAGATACGATGAGGTAAGATTCTGGGTGCTGCTAGCCTTGTCTTTCACTGTCCCCAAAAGCTTCCCagtgaaatgcaaattatttcagacacAGAGCTTGCTGGTTGTGTACCTAGATTTATGATGTATCCAGATTGTTTACCTGAGGGTGGGGTAAAATGTGAACACTGTCACTGAGTTAGGAGTAAGTAGAGCTGTCATCGGATTGTAGAGAAGGCAACAGCTTCTGCTAGGCTCAACTCCAGAAGTTAGGTGATGGCTGAATCCAGCACCATTCATGGGGAAAGATTTTAAACTCTTGTATCTTTGTGCTGTCCCAAAACATAGTTCACTGCTTGAAATATGTAGGACTACCCATAATTGAGTGAGCTCTTTGCCTTCAGCAGCAAGTTGATTGAATGATGCAGTAAGAGATTCTATGAGGCATGTAACCTGTTCTCACTTCTTTGCAGATCCGTCGTCACTGGGGCGGTAACGTCTTGGGTCCAAAA
This genomic stretch from Balearica regulorum gibbericeps isolate bBalReg1 chromosome 20, bBalReg1.pri, whole genome shotgun sequence harbors:
- the MED22 gene encoding mediator of RNA polymerase II transcription subunit 22 isoform X2 produces the protein MAQQRVLPQSKETLLQSYNKRLKDDVKSIMDNFTEIIKTAKIEDETQVSRATQGEQDNYEMHVRAANIVRAGESLMKLVSDLKQFLILNDFPSVNEAINQRNQQLRSLQEECDKKLIALRDEISIDLYELEEEYYSSSYSLCDSNDLPLCEAYWRQDFATLSPESLSMPLTAATAEQSVATSQSSTPSHPHVNGHGAGPTEHS
- the MED22 gene encoding mediator of RNA polymerase II transcription subunit 22 isoform X1 — its product is MAQQRVLPQSKETLLQSYNKRLKDDVKSIMDNFTEIIKTAKIEDETQVSRATQGEQDNYEMHVRAANIVRAGESLMKLVSDLKQFLILNDFPSVNEAINQRNQQLRSLQEECDKKLIALRDEISIDLYELEEEYYSSSCHSRAERCYLAELNPIAPSCERARGRPHGALLKRILCCRTCSSWWHCAAGSLPPAVLNKRLPLSGEGTGAVFAGFCSLGGHGAFSTPETLP
- the RPL7A gene encoding large ribosomal subunit protein eL8, coding for MPKGKKAKGKKVAPAPAVVKKQEAKKVVNPLFEKRPKNFGIGQDIQPKRDLTRFVKWPRYIRLQRQRSILYKRLKVPPAINQFTQALDRQTATQLLKLAHKYRPENKQEKKQRLLARAEQKAAGKGDAPTKRPPVLRAGINSVTTLVENKKAQLVVIAHDVDPIELVVFLPALCRKMGVPYCIIKGKARLGRLVHRKTCTSVAFTQVNPEDKGALAKLVEAVKTNYNDRYDEIRRHWGGNVLGPKSVARIAKLEKAKAKELATKLG
- the MED22 gene encoding mediator of RNA polymerase II transcription subunit 22 isoform X4 — encoded protein: MAQQRVLPQSKETLLQSYNKRLKDDVKSIMDNFTEIIKTAKIEDETQVSRATQGEQDNYEMHVRAANIVRAGESLMKLVSDLKQFLILNDFPSVNEAINQRNQQLRSLQEECDKKLIALRDEISIDLYELEEEYYSSSVCFQPRGLVKI
- the MED22 gene encoding mediator of RNA polymerase II transcription subunit 22 isoform X3, producing the protein MAQQRVLPQSKETLLQSYNKRLKDDVKSIMDNFTEIIKTAKIEDETQVSRATQGEQDNYEMHVRAANIVRAGESLMKLVSDLKQFLILNDFPSVNEAINQRNQQLRSLQEECDKKLIALRDEISIDLYELEEEYYSSSLCDSNDLPLCEAYWRQDFATLSPESLSMPLTAATAEQSVATSQSSTPSHPHVNGHGAGPTEHS